A window from Nitrosopumilus adriaticus encodes these proteins:
- a CDS encoding M20/M25/M40 family metallo-hydrolase — translation MLEKALRLYTPSLSEKPMAEFLADKCDDLGFEDIQIDEVGNVIARKGTGSPKIMLCGHMDVVPGKVKVRKEGDALYGRGASDAKAPLMAMLFAAASIQNNNGTIIFVGAVDEEGNATGIKNLVKKEIGIDYAIFGEPSGINQVTIAYKGRLAINLKISVDDSSHASAPWLSKNAIHESMIFASELKERLEENQEGKSKGMLLTSSMTEIRGGTSHNITPKECETVFDIRIPVDMNCKTIEQKIAEIVKEISQKRQVEAFYSILDETEPFEAPHNSPLVRALTLGILEETQSRATLIRKTGTGDMNVLGNQWEIPVVTYGPGDPHEAHTIDEKVSIEEYLKGIEILKKTLQHLKRLHDRKMQ, via the coding sequence ATGCTAGAGAAAGCATTGAGACTCTACACGCCATCACTAAGTGAAAAACCAATGGCAGAATTTTTAGCTGACAAATGTGATGACTTGGGATTTGAAGATATACAGATAGATGAAGTCGGTAATGTTATTGCAAGGAAAGGAACAGGATCTCCAAAAATCATGTTATGTGGCCACATGGATGTTGTACCAGGAAAAGTCAAAGTTAGAAAAGAAGGTGATGCACTATATGGCAGAGGAGCATCAGATGCTAAAGCCCCATTAATGGCAATGTTATTTGCAGCAGCATCAATTCAGAACAATAACGGAACCATAATTTTTGTCGGAGCAGTTGATGAAGAAGGAAATGCAACTGGAATTAAAAATCTCGTAAAAAAAGAAATTGGAATTGATTATGCAATTTTTGGAGAGCCTAGTGGAATTAATCAGGTAACAATTGCATACAAGGGAAGGCTAGCTATTAATCTCAAAATAAGTGTAGATGATAGTTCACATGCAAGTGCACCATGGCTTTCAAAAAACGCCATTCATGAATCAATGATTTTTGCAAGTGAATTAAAAGAAAGATTGGAAGAAAATCAAGAAGGCAAATCTAAAGGAATGTTGTTGACTTCATCAATGACAGAGATTAGAGGAGGTACTAGCCATAATATTACACCAAAGGAATGTGAAACAGTTTTTGACATTAGAATTCCAGTAGATATGAATTGTAAAACTATCGAGCAAAAGATTGCAGAAATTGTTAAAGAGATTTCTCAAAAAAGACAAGTTGAAGCATTTTATTCAATTCTTGATGAGACTGAACCATTTGAGGCACCACACAACTCACCACTAGTCAGAGCACTGACATTAGGTATTCTTGAGGAAACACAGTCAAGGGCCACATTAATTAGAAAAACAGGAACTGGCGACATGAATGTCCTGGGGAATCAATGGGAAATTCCTGTAGTCACGTATGGTCCTGGAGATCCTCATGAGGCACACACCATTGATGAAAAAGTATCCATTGAAGAATATCTTAAAGGGATAGAAATCTTAAAGAAAACTCTACAGCATTTAAAAAGACTTCATGACAGAAAGATGCAGTAA
- the lysX gene encoding lysine biosynthesis protein LysX, whose protein sequence is MSSDVTILYDSIRWEEKALLEAGKKNNINIQMVDCKKLALDLEKKPEDYGVVIQRCVSYYRNLHSTAALEGLGVKVINCLNTGVFAGNKLFTHMLLKKFGVPTPDATVAFSKDAALEALDTQGFPKVIKPTVGSWGRLISKLNDRDAAEGIIESREKMYPIYQIHYLEEFVKRPPRDIRAIMVGDKIVAAIYRKSKHWKTNMALGGEAEPCKVTPEMEEMCIKAKNAVQGDIVGVDLMESDEKGLVVHEVNNTTEYKNTVRVCEVDIPSLMLNYALNIEK, encoded by the coding sequence GTGAGTTCTGACGTTACTATTCTTTACGATTCCATCCGTTGGGAAGAAAAAGCCCTTCTAGAAGCAGGTAAAAAAAACAATATCAATATTCAGATGGTAGATTGCAAGAAACTAGCATTAGATTTAGAAAAAAAACCCGAAGATTATGGAGTAGTGATTCAGAGATGCGTAAGCTACTACCGAAATTTACATTCAACAGCAGCACTTGAAGGATTAGGAGTCAAAGTAATCAATTGTCTAAACACAGGGGTATTTGCTGGAAATAAATTATTCACACATATGTTACTAAAAAAATTCGGGGTTCCAACACCTGATGCCACTGTAGCGTTTTCAAAAGATGCAGCTTTGGAAGCATTAGACACACAAGGATTTCCCAAAGTAATCAAACCAACAGTTGGAAGTTGGGGAAGACTAATTTCAAAACTTAACGACAGAGATGCGGCAGAAGGCATTATTGAAAGTAGAGAGAAGATGTATCCAATTTATCAAATCCATTATTTGGAAGAATTTGTAAAAAGACCTCCAAGAGACATCAGAGCCATCATGGTTGGAGATAAAATTGTTGCTGCAATTTACAGAAAATCAAAGCATTGGAAAACAAACATGGCACTTGGCGGAGAGGCAGAACCATGCAAGGTTACACCAGAAATGGAAGAGATGTGCATAAAGGCAAAGAATGCAGTTCAAGGAGATATTGTAGGCGTAGATTTGATGGAAAGTGATGAAAAAGGATTGGTAGTACACGAAGTAAACAACACTACAGAATACAAAAATACAGTTCGAGTTTGTGAAGTAGACATTCCATCATTAATGCTAAATTATGCCCTAAATATAGAAAAATAA
- the lysW/argW gene encoding alpha-aminoadipate/glutamate carrier protein LysW — protein MSKCEECDAEISIPSDALEGEIVTCPECGASFELEKSSDGFQLKPAQTVGEDWGQ, from the coding sequence ATGTCAAAATGTGAAGAATGTGATGCAGAAATATCCATCCCAAGTGATGCACTTGAAGGAGAAATTGTAACATGTCCCGAATGTGGCGCAAGTTTTGAATTAGAAAAAAGTTCAGACGGTTTCCAACTAAAGCCTGCCCAAACGGTTGGCGAGGATTGGGGACAGTGA